A window of Parasynechococcus marenigrum WH 8102 contains these coding sequences:
- a CDS encoding phenylpyruvate tautomerase MIF-related protein — translation MPFISVKTNITDVQTPNGLLKKLSAALATATGKPESYVMTLLDSGVPMTFAGSEEPCAYVEVKSIGALTPPAMSDQFCELIKSSLGIPKDRIYIGFDDVNASNWGWNGRTFG, via the coding sequence ATGCCGTTCATTAGTGTCAAGACCAATATTACCGATGTACAGACTCCAAATGGCCTTTTAAAGAAGCTTTCTGCTGCTCTTGCCACTGCCACGGGTAAGCCTGAGTCGTATGTAATGACGCTTTTGGACTCTGGTGTTCCAATGACATTCGCAGGTAGTGAAGAGCCTTGCGCTTATGTAGAGGTCAAATCAATCGGAGCTTTGACGCCTCCTGCAATGTCTGATCAATTTTGCGAATTGATCAAGTCGTCTTTAGGCATTCCGAAGGATCGTATTTATATTGGGTTTGACGATGTCAATGCTTCTAACTGGGGGTGGAATGGGCGTACTTTTGGCTGA
- a CDS encoding DUF411 domain-containing protein: MKLVLFLLLGSILAAPSAHSHGGHDHGPGDEIMIPGSNKNGIEIYLYRDKSCGCCKKWGARMVEGGYKVVDNISNDINDLKISEGISSSLASCHTAFVEGYFIEGHVPGKSIDKLLRDMPDIAGLSVPGMPLGSPGMETSQMATQNYEVLAVDFDGKASVFDSY, from the coding sequence ATGAAGCTCGTTCTATTTTTATTGCTGGGAAGCATTCTTGCAGCTCCTTCAGCCCACAGTCATGGAGGTCATGACCATGGACCTGGTGATGAAATAATGATTCCAGGCAGCAACAAAAATGGTATAGAAATCTATCTTTATAGAGATAAGTCATGCGGATGCTGCAAGAAGTGGGGTGCGCGGATGGTTGAAGGTGGATACAAAGTTGTTGACAATATATCTAACGATATAAATGATTTGAAGATCTCTGAGGGAATTTCTTCTTCATTAGCTTCTTGTCATACTGCTTTTGTGGAGGGCTACTTTATTGAAGGTCATGTACCGGGCAAATCAATAGACAAGCTTTTGAGAGATATGCCTGATATTGCTGGCCTTTCGGTCCCAGGGATGCCGCTTGGTTCTCCAGGAATGGAGACTTCACAGATGGCTACTCAGAACTATGAAGTTTTGGCTGTAGACTTCGATGGGAAAGCATCAGTATTTGATAGCTATTAG
- a CDS encoding GAF domain-containing protein, which translates to MPAAQPPDNEIQRLNALNEYRILGTKPEQSYDDITNIASSVCSTPIALLSLIDTDRQWFKSKVGVEIQETPRDWSFCAHAIHSSDPLIIPDALMDDRFRDNPLVCGDPNIRLYAGFPLENSKALRVGTLCVIDRVPRQLNDKECGVMKALARQVVSFLELRKKSINLIESFCAHTENNRMISTCSYCRKAQDKNGHWMHLDKYLSLRSNLNFTHGICDACIEQHFPEVLDAWQTEEGRN; encoded by the coding sequence TTGCCAGCCGCCCAGCCGCCTGATAATGAAATACAGCGACTAAACGCTCTCAATGAGTATAGAATTCTTGGCACAAAGCCAGAGCAGTCATATGACGACATTACCAATATTGCTTCAAGTGTATGTTCAACCCCAATTGCGCTTCTCAGTTTAATTGATACTGATAGACAGTGGTTTAAGTCAAAAGTAGGGGTAGAAATACAAGAGACACCCAGGGATTGGTCTTTTTGCGCCCACGCAATTCATTCATCCGACCCACTCATAATCCCAGACGCACTGATGGATGATCGATTCCGTGACAATCCACTTGTATGTGGCGACCCGAATATAAGACTTTATGCAGGTTTTCCTCTTGAAAATAGTAAGGCATTGAGAGTGGGAACACTATGCGTCATTGATCGAGTACCTCGTCAATTAAACGATAAAGAATGCGGTGTTATGAAAGCTCTCGCAAGGCAGGTGGTTTCGTTTCTGGAGCTGAGAAAAAAATCGATTAACTTGATTGAATCTTTTTGCGCGCATACTGAAAACAATAGGATGATTTCTACATGCTCTTACTGCCGGAAAGCCCAAGATAAAAACGGGCACTGGATGCATCTTGACAAATATCTTTCTCTGAGATCAAATTTGAATTTCACTCATGGAATCTGCGATGCATGCATTGAGCAGCATTTTCCTGAGGTCCTTGATGCCTGGCAAACAGAAGAAGGACGTAATTAA
- a CDS encoding DUF4278 domain-containing protein codes for MTLTYRGSSYEIGSKLPLVQPIVELQYRGKSYQARTSAAPAQVHATLTFRGASYAK; via the coding sequence ATGACCCTGACCTATCGCGGCAGCAGCTACGAAATCGGATCCAAGCTGCCTTTGGTTCAACCGATCGTTGAACTTCAGTATCGAGGAAAGTCTTATCAGGCTCGCACTTCTGCCGCTCCCGCACAGGTGCACGCAACACTGACCTTTCGTGGCGCTTCTTACGCCAAGTGA
- a CDS encoding DUF1651 domain-containing protein, translated as MSNEAPFKEDDPAKAGGEGWLVNEQQQKVVQFKPDEPTAHGQWVILRTFHWRPPDYPIPQTRRRMLRHNAIEAWNTMKKTGWRPCHPPVR; from the coding sequence ATGTCTAATGAAGCCCCTTTCAAGGAAGACGACCCTGCCAAGGCTGGTGGTGAGGGGTGGCTGGTGAATGAACAGCAACAGAAAGTGGTGCAGTTCAAACCCGATGAGCCAACGGCCCATGGGCAGTGGGTGATTCTGCGGACGTTTCACTGGCGGCCGCCGGATTACCCAATCCCGCAAACGAGAAGGCGGATGCTTCGTCACAACGCCATCGAGGCATGGAACACCATGAAAAAGACGGGCTGGCGGCCATGCCACCCACCCGTCCGCTGA
- a CDS encoding tetratricopeptide repeat protein, protein MVGIKEINESTKALLRNQKYNEALRNLQNELDKQPNQIDLLSLASDICRASGDYVRALDYAQRLVAHHPHDWSGYLRQAQDKLSLGQLHSYLETPATESCQPPSDPEHYRLWKTLFTIKTSLKREHWLRSHNVVDPQQDHYDGNQKTCAWQPFQYWSQGKPPEQIQAITSIWNNIFTSIGVAPIKLFNKDSALTYIKNHCPELVISFTTAFHYAIEADVFRVAYAQKNDCIWLDSDLYPQRYTKHLLKALLRSNSTTTLMFRWNSPRICNGFFISPSSSIFFANLLETTKEIDFRSLPKNKHTVISTFGPWRYNAELEKILEQHQSKFSDQSTSRTADLEDITFVNDHTFAYVTPPYTLDYKTTSASWQNSIP, encoded by the coding sequence ATGGTTGGCATCAAAGAAATCAACGAAAGCACCAAAGCCTTGCTAAGAAATCAAAAATACAACGAAGCATTAAGAAATCTGCAAAACGAGCTCGATAAACAACCAAACCAGATCGATTTACTAAGCCTCGCATCAGATATTTGCCGCGCGTCTGGCGACTATGTCAGGGCATTGGACTATGCACAACGTTTAGTGGCTCATCATCCACATGACTGGTCTGGATATCTACGTCAAGCGCAGGACAAACTGTCACTTGGACAGCTTCATTCATATTTGGAAACGCCAGCCACCGAATCGTGCCAACCACCTAGCGATCCAGAACACTACCGCTTATGGAAAACACTTTTCACAATTAAAACCAGCCTCAAAAGAGAGCATTGGCTCCGATCACACAACGTGGTAGATCCACAACAAGATCATTACGACGGCAATCAAAAAACTTGCGCCTGGCAACCATTTCAATACTGGAGCCAAGGCAAGCCTCCAGAGCAAATACAAGCGATAACATCAATCTGGAACAATATATTCACATCAATCGGGGTCGCTCCAATCAAACTATTCAACAAAGATAGCGCCTTGACTTACATCAAAAACCATTGCCCAGAGCTTGTTATTTCTTTTACCACAGCTTTTCACTACGCAATAGAGGCAGACGTATTTCGGGTTGCATATGCTCAAAAAAATGACTGCATATGGCTCGACTCAGACTTATACCCACAAAGATACACAAAACATCTTCTCAAGGCGCTACTGCGAAGCAACAGCACAACTACACTGATGTTCAGATGGAATTCACCGCGAATATGCAACGGATTTTTCATTTCCCCATCATCGTCTATCTTTTTTGCAAACTTACTGGAAACCACAAAAGAAATTGACTTCAGATCACTCCCAAAGAACAAGCACACTGTGATCTCAACATTTGGGCCTTGGCGATACAATGCTGAGCTCGAAAAAATATTAGAACAACATCAAAGTAAGTTCTCTGATCAATCGACCAGCAGGACGGCAGACTTGGAAGACATTACCTTTGTCAACGATCATACATTTGCATATGTGACTCCACCTTACACCCTTGATTACAAAACCACCTCCGCGAGCTGGCAAAATTCAATCCCGTAA
- a CDS encoding TIGR03894 family protein produces the protein MAADHALLKEVALELWNTTKKLRPGLPKAPRAQLVLKALMIIGDVSDQLEAAMVLGLIAEQEPDDASDQPEDGEDKTVDQQETDSSRTTPRVVRKRSGSS, from the coding sequence ATGGCCGCTGATCACGCGCTTCTGAAGGAAGTCGCACTGGAGCTGTGGAACACGACCAAAAAGCTACGGCCTGGGTTGCCGAAGGCACCGCGCGCTCAGTTGGTGCTCAAAGCTTTGATGATCATTGGCGATGTCAGTGACCAACTGGAAGCAGCCATGGTGCTTGGCTTGATCGCCGAGCAGGAGCCGGATGATGCGTCCGATCAGCCTGAGGATGGAGAGGACAAAACTGTCGATCAACAGGAGACTGACAGCAGTCGCACGACGCCGCGGGTCGTCCGCAAGCGCTCCGGTTCGAGCTAA
- a CDS encoding sulfotransferase family protein, whose protein sequence is MNERHYIQFRDLPLLYGRVPKVANSSIKACLCRLLTTSPEQGSRTTSDAFWSKGTHGETSMTDKYSARMRRGTHFSFSFVRNPFDRLVSAYNNKILELDEVPGPMQAMGLSHKMGFPAFLECIAGTVDAAVDVHLLPQSSILCLDGQLIPNFIGRLESMATDWQQLETCMKRERLPSLGNLPEKNRRRSDDHSDVSQYFADPGLVQLVVERYGDDLDLFYGDVDLQDLSRGQLS, encoded by the coding sequence GTGAACGAGCGTCATTACATTCAGTTTCGTGACCTGCCTTTGCTGTATGGCCGAGTCCCAAAAGTTGCCAACAGCTCGATCAAAGCCTGCCTCTGTCGGTTACTGACGACTTCACCAGAGCAAGGGTCACGTACAACCTCAGATGCTTTCTGGAGCAAAGGCACCCATGGAGAAACATCCATGACGGATAAATACTCCGCACGTATGCGTCGCGGCACGCACTTCAGCTTCAGCTTCGTGCGCAACCCTTTCGATCGACTGGTCTCGGCTTACAACAATAAGATTCTAGAATTGGATGAAGTTCCAGGACCAATGCAAGCCATGGGACTCAGCCACAAGATGGGCTTTCCTGCTTTTCTGGAGTGCATTGCAGGGACAGTAGATGCTGCAGTGGATGTGCATTTGCTTCCCCAAAGCAGCATTCTTTGCCTCGACGGGCAACTCATACCCAACTTCATCGGCCGACTGGAAAGCATGGCGACCGATTGGCAGCAGCTCGAAACATGCATGAAACGAGAGCGGCTTCCATCACTTGGAAACCTCCCCGAAAAAAATCGTCGCCGGAGCGACGACCACAGTGATGTGAGCCAGTATTTTGCTGACCCAGGCCTCGTCCAACTCGTCGTTGAGCGCTATGGCGATGATCTGGATCTTTTTTATGGCGACGTTGACCTTCAGGATCTCAGTCGTGGTCAGCTGAGCTAA
- a CDS encoding sulfotransferase encodes MKLIRKGLRGKHADIVDLHRDSLPNFVIIGAAKSATTTLTTILPQHPDIFISKPKEPKFFGRYYKKGWDWYASRFKKGKDFALRGEGSTMYASGLHSFSKTPELMHRYLPDLKLIYIVRHPLDRIVSQWRHYRGRNPDCADFSELMRDRHLRKLIVGCSMYYQRLSAFRRFYPDDQIHCMTFEDLLTSPKRSLRSMIRFLGVRPMVKKLLDSNGALPKENQAGEKGRGYVEKPEWNNGLRRRVLRHVEPDAQQMLAYMGKPSDYWEL; translated from the coding sequence ATGAAACTGATCCGCAAAGGTCTCCGAGGCAAGCATGCCGATATCGTGGATCTACATCGTGACTCTCTCCCTAATTTCGTCATTATTGGCGCCGCAAAATCCGCCACAACAACACTGACCACAATCCTGCCGCAACATCCAGATATCTTCATCAGCAAACCCAAGGAGCCCAAATTCTTCGGTCGTTATTACAAAAAAGGCTGGGACTGGTATGCCTCGAGATTCAAAAAGGGAAAAGATTTTGCGTTGAGGGGAGAAGGTAGCACGATGTACGCCAGCGGACTGCATTCATTCAGCAAAACTCCAGAGTTGATGCATCGCTATCTACCGGATCTGAAGTTGATTTATATCGTCCGGCACCCACTAGACCGAATCGTTTCCCAATGGCGCCACTACCGGGGTCGCAACCCGGACTGCGCAGATTTCAGCGAACTGATGCGTGACCGCCACCTACGCAAACTGATCGTGGGCTGTTCGATGTATTACCAGCGCCTTTCGGCATTCCGTCGGTTTTACCCCGATGATCAGATCCACTGCATGACCTTTGAAGATCTGCTGACCTCACCAAAGCGTTCGCTGCGAAGCATGATTCGCTTCCTGGGTGTCAGACCGATGGTCAAGAAACTGCTGGATTCCAATGGCGCTTTACCCAAGGAGAACCAGGCTGGCGAAAAAGGACGTGGCTACGTTGAGAAACCAGAATGGAACAACGGATTAAGACGCCGAGTGTTGCGTCACGTCGAGCCAGATGCTCAGCAGATGCTGGCTTACATGGGTAAACCCAGCGACTACTGGGAGCTGTGA
- a CDS encoding sulfotransferase family protein: MSKSPRHFILFRDIPLLYGRVPKVANSSIKSALCKFLVQRPDGGIKTTADRFWREHTHGETQLVTPQQARRLRSSHFSFSFVRNPFDRLVASYNNKILEIDDVPLPMKTMGLRHGMAFDQFIEIVCKADPDLMDNHVRPQAEMLLSDNKLVPKFIGRMEHMTDHWRRLRRRMKLEGLPTLGAIPQKNVRREGRSDIRVLFHCTTLIDMVIERYEQDFKRFYSDYSLDLLLDGHPLNKLPPLQRGVVKAKKRQRVQISA; encoded by the coding sequence ATGAGCAAGTCACCTCGGCACTTCATCCTGTTTCGCGACATCCCCCTGCTGTATGGGCGTGTACCGAAAGTAGCCAACTCTTCCATCAAATCCGCTCTCTGCAAATTTCTGGTCCAGCGTCCAGACGGTGGGATCAAGACCACGGCGGATCGATTCTGGCGAGAACACACCCACGGGGAAACTCAGCTGGTGACACCGCAGCAAGCCAGACGCTTGCGTTCCAGCCATTTCAGTTTCAGCTTCGTGCGCAACCCATTCGACCGACTGGTGGCGTCTTACAACAACAAAATTCTGGAAATTGATGATGTGCCGTTGCCCATGAAAACAATGGGTCTGCGGCATGGCATGGCTTTCGACCAGTTCATTGAGATCGTCTGCAAGGCAGACCCCGACCTGATGGACAATCATGTTCGCCCACAGGCTGAGATGTTGTTATCAGACAACAAATTGGTGCCGAAATTCATCGGTCGAATGGAACATATGACGGACCATTGGAGACGCTTACGCCGCCGGATGAAACTGGAGGGTCTTCCGACACTCGGGGCTATTCCACAGAAAAACGTCCGTCGTGAAGGGCGCAGTGATATTCGCGTTTTGTTCCATTGCACAACATTGATTGACATGGTCATCGAGCGATATGAGCAGGACTTCAAACGTTTCTACAGCGACTACAGCCTTGACCTGTTGCTCGATGGCCATCCACTCAATAAGCTACCCCCTCTCCAGCGAGGTGTGGTCAAAGCCAAGAAACGGCAACGGGTACAAATCAGCGCTTGA
- a CDS encoding N-acetylneuraminate synthase family protein, with translation MKGIQIERNFTQFVVFAEDTILSALSKITANRSRLIFVVSESGILQGVLTDGDFRRWIAGCGDIDLNRPVTAAMNPNCRSAAEGTPPGELSSLLTSRIIALPLLDSHGRIVAVALPATDGLQLGSRRIGDGEPSFVIAEIGNNHNGDISIALQLIDAAHSAGADCAKFQMRDMSKLYSNAGDSNDMASDLGTQYTLDLLERFQLSDDELFRCFDYAASKGLVPLCTPWDETSLEKLNGWGMEGFKVASADFTNHALISQLAATGKPLICSTGMASELEIRSGIRHLQQEGANYVLLHCNSTYPTPFKDVNLRYLERLKELADAPVGYSGHERGIEVPIAAVAMGAAVIEKHITIDRGMEGNDHKVSLLPDEFAQMMQGIRRVEESMGQGGERSISQGEMMNREVLAKSLVAACDVPAGTEITEAMVRIQSPGQGLQPNRLNDLIGRRLPVAKAQGEVFFPSDLETPAATPRHYRFKQPFGLPVRYHDIKVFSQVSNLDLVEIHLSYKDLEVDLDQVLPNRQGIGLVVHAPELFAGDHTLDLCTEDSSYRDHSIAELQRVIDISSDLRTRFQCPDPVLLVTNVGGFSEHHHLSRSEREPLRERLIASLQQLNTAGEVEIIPQTMPPFPWHFGGQRFHNLFVDSDFIHQFCKEQGMRVCLDVSHSKLACNHLHIPFRQFLDQILPFTAHLHLADAKDVDGEGLQINDGDIDWVQLFEQIHHHCPKASFIPEIWQGHKNGGEGAWLALERLEAAAGA, from the coding sequence GTGAAGGGTATCCAGATCGAGAGGAACTTCACTCAGTTCGTCGTATTCGCTGAAGACACAATCCTCTCCGCCCTCAGCAAGATCACCGCCAACCGGTCGCGGCTGATTTTCGTGGTGTCGGAGTCCGGCATCTTGCAGGGTGTTCTTACCGATGGCGATTTCCGTCGCTGGATTGCCGGTTGCGGTGACATCGATTTGAACCGTCCGGTAACGGCGGCGATGAACCCCAACTGCCGCAGCGCCGCAGAGGGCACTCCCCCCGGAGAACTTTCCAGCCTGCTGACGTCGCGGATCATTGCCCTACCACTGCTGGACAGCCACGGACGGATCGTGGCGGTTGCATTACCGGCCACGGACGGTTTGCAGTTGGGCTCCCGCCGCATCGGCGATGGCGAACCGAGCTTCGTGATCGCCGAGATCGGCAACAACCACAACGGCGATATCAGCATTGCCCTACAGCTGATCGATGCCGCCCACTCGGCTGGTGCGGACTGCGCCAAGTTCCAGATGAGGGACATGTCGAAGCTGTACAGCAACGCCGGCGACAGCAACGACATGGCCTCGGATCTGGGGACCCAATACACCTTGGATCTGCTGGAACGGTTCCAGCTCAGTGACGATGAGTTGTTCCGCTGTTTCGACTACGCCGCCTCAAAAGGGCTCGTGCCGCTCTGTACCCCCTGGGATGAGACCAGCCTGGAGAAGCTGAATGGCTGGGGTATGGAGGGGTTCAAGGTGGCCTCCGCCGACTTCACCAATCACGCCCTGATCAGCCAGTTGGCCGCCACCGGCAAACCGCTGATCTGCTCCACCGGCATGGCCAGCGAACTGGAGATCCGCTCCGGCATCCGTCACCTGCAGCAGGAGGGGGCGAACTACGTGCTGCTGCACTGCAATTCCACCTATCCAACGCCGTTCAAGGACGTCAACCTGCGCTATCTAGAGCGCCTGAAGGAATTGGCGGATGCACCGGTCGGCTACTCCGGTCATGAACGGGGAATTGAGGTGCCGATTGCGGCGGTGGCGATGGGGGCAGCGGTGATCGAAAAACACATCACCATCGATCGGGGCATGGAGGGAAACGACCACAAAGTGAGCCTGTTGCCGGATGAATTCGCTCAGATGATGCAGGGCATCCGGCGGGTGGAGGAATCCATGGGCCAGGGCGGCGAACGCAGCATCAGCCAGGGCGAGATGATGAACCGTGAGGTGCTGGCTAAAAGCCTTGTGGCGGCCTGTGATGTACCGGCCGGGACGGAGATCACCGAAGCGATGGTTCGCATCCAGAGCCCGGGCCAGGGTCTGCAACCCAACCGGCTGAACGATCTGATCGGTCGACGCTTACCTGTGGCCAAGGCTCAGGGAGAGGTGTTCTTCCCATCCGATCTGGAAACACCGGCGGCGACTCCACGCCACTACCGGTTCAAACAACCGTTTGGTCTGCCCGTTCGTTACCACGACATCAAGGTGTTCTCACAGGTCAGCAACCTCGATCTGGTGGAGATCCACCTCAGCTACAAGGACCTTGAGGTGGATCTTGACCAGGTCTTACCCAATCGGCAGGGCATCGGCCTGGTGGTTCACGCACCGGAACTGTTCGCCGGCGACCACACCTTGGACCTCTGCACAGAAGATTCGAGCTATCGGGACCACTCGATCGCGGAACTGCAGCGGGTGATCGACATCTCCAGTGATCTCAGAACCCGATTCCAGTGCCCGGATCCAGTGTTGCTGGTGACCAATGTGGGCGGCTTCTCTGAACACCATCACCTCTCCCGCAGCGAGCGTGAGCCCCTGCGCGAGCGGCTGATTGCGAGCCTGCAGCAACTCAACACCGCTGGTGAAGTGGAGATCATTCCACAGACGATGCCCCCCTTCCCCTGGCACTTCGGTGGGCAACGCTTCCACAACCTGTTTGTGGATTCCGACTTTATCCATCAGTTCTGTAAGGAGCAGGGGATGAGGGTCTGCCTGGATGTCTCCCACTCAAAACTCGCCTGCAATCATCTGCACATTCCATTCCGTCAGTTCCTCGATCAGATCCTGCCGTTTACAGCACATCTGCATCTAGCCGATGCCAAAGATGTTGACGGTGAAGGATTGCAGATCAACGACGGTGACATCGACTGGGTGCAGTTGTTCGAGCAGATTCATCACCACTGCCCAAAGGCCTCGTTCATTCCGGAGATCTGGCAAGGTCATAAGAACGGGGGTGAGGGTGCCTGGCTGGCCCTTGAACGCCTGGAAGCAGCGGCGGGGGCATGA
- a CDS encoding DUF6716 putative glycosyltransferase, with amino-acid sequence MNDPFKLLLIGDSDSQLLACEALCRFPSDLNVQVTINAIPREGTPDSILQRAAALGDLWRLDMGQLLTHSELLHFDAIGVYLTGSKISDFRLALGLLPSRERPLLFCGFNGVVLEKFMEGMSWRLGYDLVCLSGPRDREALDRMLEGSPFAGQRTVLTGLHRQEISDDQLLDQEQRRKQLVFAEQVVMPSSPADRAEMVRILADLARRSPDWEVLIKPRIAPGEATFHSITDHISTTLQQALGHPPDNLRFDYRPLPDLLRQARLTATISSTAFFDALDMGCRPLVMADFGINPANGSHVFAGSGVWRCLDQVEDLDALDRSLPSPDADWLAWMGYGTNLDPVDLIEALGQLRADPPERLSTTSGYLSNANLSFTQLRRDAEQAIGQKNWEEAQSLLQLGSLMRPTHRNVARRLRAVQQRNRIIRRLLLSLTYRDVG; translated from the coding sequence ATGAACGATCCGTTCAAACTGCTGCTGATCGGAGACAGCGACAGCCAATTGTTGGCCTGTGAAGCGCTATGTCGCTTCCCGTCGGACCTCAACGTTCAGGTCACCATCAACGCCATCCCGCGTGAGGGAACACCCGATTCGATACTGCAGCGGGCTGCTGCCCTTGGTGATCTCTGGCGGCTGGACATGGGGCAGTTGCTGACTCACTCCGAGCTGCTCCACTTCGATGCCATTGGCGTCTACCTCACCGGCAGCAAAATCAGTGATTTCCGACTGGCGTTGGGATTGCTGCCCAGTCGTGAGCGACCGTTGTTGTTCTGCGGATTCAACGGCGTTGTGCTGGAGAAGTTCATGGAAGGCATGAGCTGGCGGCTGGGTTACGACCTCGTCTGCCTCAGTGGCCCTCGGGATCGTGAGGCGCTGGACCGAATGCTGGAGGGAAGTCCGTTTGCCGGTCAGCGCACGGTTCTCACCGGATTGCACCGCCAGGAGATCTCAGATGATCAGCTCCTCGACCAAGAACAGAGGCGCAAGCAACTGGTGTTTGCAGAACAGGTGGTGATGCCGTCCAGTCCTGCAGACCGCGCTGAGATGGTGCGGATTTTGGCGGACCTTGCCCGGCGTTCCCCGGACTGGGAGGTGTTGATCAAACCGCGTATTGCCCCCGGGGAGGCAACCTTCCACAGCATCACAGACCACATCAGCACCACATTGCAGCAGGCCCTTGGCCACCCCCCCGACAACCTGCGATTCGACTATCGGCCTTTGCCCGACTTGCTGCGTCAGGCCAGGTTGACGGCCACCATCTCCTCAACCGCCTTCTTCGACGCATTGGATATGGGTTGCAGGCCTTTGGTGATGGCCGATTTCGGCATCAATCCTGCCAATGGCAGCCATGTCTTTGCAGGTTCGGGTGTTTGGCGCTGCCTTGATCAGGTCGAGGACCTTGATGCTCTTGATCGTTCACTGCCTTCGCCGGACGCCGACTGGCTGGCCTGGATGGGATACGGCACGAATCTCGACCCTGTGGATCTGATCGAGGCTTTAGGCCAGCTGCGTGCCGATCCACCTGAACGCCTCAGCACAACATCCGGATATCTCTCTAACGCCAATCTCAGCTTCACCCAGCTGCGACGCGACGCTGAGCAAGCCATCGGTCAAAAGAATTGGGAGGAAGCCCAGAGCCTGTTGCAACTCGGAAGCCTGATGCGACCGACCCATCGCAATGTGGCCCGTCGGCTGCGTGCAGTACAGCAACGGAACCGCATCATCAGGCGCCTGCTGCTGAGCCTGACCTACAGGGACGTGGGGTAG
- a CDS encoding DUF6716 putative glycosyltransferase, with protein MTILLVSDDDSSALACQLLQQQLERCGQTCLTIGPALSSRRDSPLPSVTPQIPLTLMDLLGHELLESASAVGLFIRRSDQLERFTHAHRDLARQRGVRPALVFSGPLQASLGDSLVRQLCDSQCCDLLVVPGDRQRRELEAITQFWPESVASPSIEAIGHWFSPERPPLGALNGGTPQPPHTLLALVQEAIPTQIGAKAQLLRQLIRWAETSPEWSVVIQRDHAWEKGQPWISKFQSSDWTFPDNLVFGAPGQLLTQLASCSACLCVSSPWSLTAMAWGRPTLLIGDYGIHSDQGTTTFFGSGLMHRLQSIDHLDQLLDVPPVNTSWLQSMGWGVHDGAARLIRRLEELLP; from the coding sequence ATGACGATCCTTCTGGTCAGTGATGACGACAGCAGCGCTCTGGCCTGCCAGCTGCTGCAACAGCAGCTGGAACGCTGCGGCCAGACCTGTCTGACCATTGGACCGGCACTGTCCTCACGCCGAGACAGCCCTCTGCCTTCCGTCACCCCGCAAATCCCACTGACCCTGATGGATCTGCTGGGCCATGAGCTGTTGGAGTCCGCCAGCGCCGTTGGGTTGTTCATCCGTCGCAGCGACCAACTTGAGCGCTTTACCCATGCTCACCGGGACCTCGCACGGCAGCGTGGTGTGCGGCCAGCTCTGGTGTTCAGCGGTCCTCTCCAGGCCTCCCTCGGCGACAGCCTGGTGCGTCAGCTATGCGACAGCCAATGCTGTGATCTGTTGGTGGTGCCAGGAGATCGTCAGCGACGGGAGCTTGAAGCGATCACACAGTTCTGGCCCGAGAGCGTGGCCAGTCCATCAATCGAGGCGATCGGGCATTGGTTTTCTCCGGAACGTCCTCCCCTCGGAGCTCTCAATGGGGGAACACCACAACCACCTCATACCCTGCTCGCCTTGGTTCAGGAGGCCATCCCCACCCAGATCGGTGCCAAAGCACAGTTGCTGCGGCAATTGATCCGCTGGGCCGAAACGTCCCCCGAGTGGTCGGTTGTGATCCAACGCGACCACGCCTGGGAGAAAGGTCAGCCTTGGATCTCTAAGTTCCAATCCAGCGATTGGACCTTCCCCGACAATCTGGTGTTTGGTGCACCTGGTCAGCTCTTGACCCAGCTGGCTAGCTGCAGTGCCTGTCTCTGCGTCAGCTCCCCCTGGAGCCTGACCGCCATGGCCTGGGGCCGGCCAACCCTGCTCATCGGCGATTACGGCATCCACTCCGATCAAGGCACAACGACGTTCTTCGGCAGCGGACTGATGCATCGCCTGCAGTCGATCGACCACTTGGATCAACTGCTGGATGTGCCACCCGTCAACACGTCCTGGCTGCAGTCCATGGGCTGGGGGGTGCATGACGGCGCCGCGCGCCTGATCCGCCGCCTGGAGGAGTTGCTGCCATGA